A genomic window from Pseudonocardia broussonetiae includes:
- a CDS encoding YibE/F family protein has translation MPGPEQPEPDAPTGPIRVATGTSTGGRRRRSVAGPAPGTAAGPVAGAVAGAVAGPAAGSVAGPAAEPAPPVNSGRRRRRAAPAAVAEHGHAPAAGHGHGHGPAAPAGRRVRILIAALLVPCALATLVGVVLLWPGTAPVPAAAAAQQPVQGEITAAQATDCSPGSGEGGCVGIVVRMADGPLPGRDLVQIVPVEPSTPTFGVGDDIVLGYSGGDPADPGSYQVVDFQRGGALVWLTVLFAAAVLVLARWRGLAALGALALTFVVLLAFVLPAILDGRDPLAVAVVGSCLIMFAVLYLTHGPSARTSTAVLGTLASLALIGVLGALFSAAARLTGLDDQTATLIASLGSGVDARGLLLAGVVIGALGVLDDVTVTQTSAVWELRRADPGMAAPALFTAAMRIGRDHVASAVNTLVLAYAGASLPLLLLFSLSGQGLGDVATSQAVATEIVRTLVGSIGLVASVPITTALAAVVASRESREALEV, from the coding sequence GTGCCCGGACCCGAGCAGCCCGAACCCGACGCCCCCACCGGGCCGATCCGGGTCGCGACCGGCACGTCCACCGGCGGGCGCCGCCGGCGGTCCGTCGCCGGTCCCGCCCCCGGGACCGCCGCCGGTCCCGTCGCCGGTGCCGTCGCCGGTGCCGTTGCCGGTCCCGCCGCCGGTTCCGTCGCCGGTCCCGCCGCGGAGCCGGCGCCGCCGGTCAACAGTGGGCGGCGCCGCCGCCGGGCGGCGCCCGCCGCGGTCGCGGAGCACGGCCACGCCCCCGCCGCGGGGCACGGCCACGGACACGGACCCGCCGCCCCCGCCGGGCGCCGCGTCCGGATCCTCATCGCCGCCCTGCTCGTGCCCTGCGCCCTGGCCACGCTGGTCGGGGTGGTCCTGCTGTGGCCGGGCACTGCGCCCGTGCCCGCGGCGGCCGCCGCCCAGCAGCCGGTGCAGGGCGAGATCACCGCGGCGCAGGCCACCGACTGCTCCCCCGGCAGCGGCGAGGGCGGGTGCGTCGGGATCGTCGTCCGGATGGCCGACGGGCCGCTCCCGGGCCGCGACCTCGTGCAGATCGTGCCCGTCGAGCCCAGCACCCCGACCTTCGGCGTCGGCGACGACATCGTGCTCGGCTACTCCGGCGGCGACCCCGCCGATCCCGGCTCCTACCAGGTCGTCGACTTCCAGCGCGGCGGAGCGCTCGTCTGGCTCACCGTGCTGTTCGCCGCCGCGGTCCTGGTGCTGGCGCGCTGGCGCGGCCTCGCCGCCCTCGGCGCGCTGGCGCTGACCTTCGTCGTGCTGCTGGCGTTCGTGCTGCCCGCGATCCTCGACGGGCGCGACCCGCTCGCCGTCGCCGTCGTCGGCTCGTGCCTGATCATGTTCGCGGTCCTCTACCTGACCCACGGCCCGTCCGCCCGCACCTCGACGGCGGTGCTCGGCACGCTCGCCTCGCTCGCGCTGATCGGCGTGCTGGGCGCGCTGTTCTCCGCGGCCGCGCGGCTCACCGGGCTCGACGACCAGACGGCCACCCTCATCGCCTCGCTCGGCTCCGGCGTCGACGCCCGCGGGCTGCTGCTCGCCGGTGTCGTCATCGGCGCGCTCGGCGTGCTCGACGACGTCACCGTCACCCAGACCAGCGCCGTCTGGGAGCTCCGCCGGGCCGACCCCGGCATGGCGGCGCCCGCGCTGTTCACCGCGGCCATGCGGATCGGGCGCGACCACGTGGCCTCGGCGGTCAACACGCTGGTGCTGGCCTACGCGGGCGCCTCGCTGCCGCTGCTGCTGCTGTTCTCGCTGTCCGGCCAGGGGCTGGGTGACGTCGCCACGTCCCAGGCGGTGGCCACCGAGATCGTGCGGACGCTCGTCGGCAGCATCGGCCTGGTCGCCTCGGTGCCGATCACGACCGCGTTGGCGGCGGTGGTGGCGAGCCGGGAGAGCCGGGAGGCGCTGGAGGTCTAG
- a CDS encoding class I SAM-dependent methyltransferase, producing MAETPPSSSGAAGAAGSSGASDAARWDARHAVAGPGASMPPGALRGREHLLPAGGRALDVACGRGAVAAWLAGRGFAVDAVDVSPVGLAAGAALAPGVTWIAHDLTLGLPVSGPYDVVVCQRYRDPALYPALVEVLAPGGLLVVTVLAEVGDSGGPFRAPPGELEAAFGHLRVLASEEGNGEASLVALAP from the coding sequence GTGGCTGAGACGCCGCCCTCGTCCTCCGGGGCCGCCGGGGCCGCGGGGTCCTCCGGGGCCTCCGACGCCGCCCGCTGGGACGCCCGGCACGCCGTCGCGGGTCCGGGCGCGTCGATGCCGCCGGGGGCCCTGCGCGGGCGCGAGCACCTGCTGCCCGCCGGCGGCCGCGCCCTCGACGTGGCCTGCGGGCGGGGGGCGGTGGCGGCGTGGCTCGCGGGCCGCGGGTTCGCCGTCGACGCGGTGGACGTCTCGCCGGTCGGGCTGGCGGCGGGCGCGGCGCTCGCCCCCGGCGTCACGTGGATCGCGCACGACCTCACCCTCGGGCTGCCGGTCTCCGGGCCCTACGACGTCGTGGTCTGCCAGCGCTACCGCGACCCGGCGCTCTACCCGGCGCTGGTCGAGGTCCTGGCGCCCGGCGGCCTGCTCGTGGTCACGGTGCTGGCGGAGGTGGGCGACTCGGGTGGGCCGTTCCGGGCCCCGCCCGGGGAGCTGGAGGCGGCGTTCGGGCACCTGAGGGTGCTCGCGTCGGAGGAGGGGAACGGGGAGGCGTCGCTCGTGGCGCTCGCTCCCTAG
- the hisS gene encoding histidine--tRNA ligase: protein MTTPFAAPKGIPEYTPPDSAAFAHVRDTLVGAAGRAGYGLLELPVFEDTGLYARGVGESTDVVSKEMYTFADRGERSVTLRPEGTAGVVRSVIEHGLDRAGLPVKLYYAGPFFRYERPQAGRYRQLQQVGIEAIGVDDPALDAEVIAVADEGFRALGLRGYRLELTSLGDEESRPAYRTLLTDFLSRLDLDEATRERARVNPLRVLDDKRPEVRALTADAPLLLHHLSAAAKDHHDAVKAHLDDLGVAYVENPRMVRGLDYYTKTTFEFVHDGLGAQSGIGGGGRYDGLMATLGGQPLSGVGFGIGVDRTLLACRAEGVSPWSEARVEVFGVPLGDAAKSRLVVLAGALRRAGVRVDVSYGGRGLKGAMKSADRSGARYALVLGDRDLEAGTVGVKDLVSGEQRPVALDAVVDELVSLLGG, encoded by the coding sequence GTGACGACCCCGTTCGCCGCGCCGAAGGGGATCCCCGAGTACACCCCGCCCGACTCCGCCGCGTTCGCGCACGTCCGCGACACGCTCGTCGGGGCGGCCGGGCGCGCCGGGTACGGGCTGCTGGAGCTGCCGGTCTTCGAGGACACCGGGCTCTACGCCCGCGGTGTCGGCGAGTCGACCGACGTCGTCAGCAAGGAGATGTACACCTTCGCCGACCGCGGCGAGCGCTCGGTGACGCTGCGCCCCGAGGGCACCGCGGGCGTCGTCCGCTCCGTGATCGAGCACGGCCTCGACCGCGCCGGGCTGCCGGTCAAGCTCTACTACGCGGGCCCGTTCTTCCGGTACGAGCGCCCGCAGGCCGGGCGCTACCGGCAGCTGCAGCAGGTGGGGATCGAGGCGATCGGCGTCGACGACCCCGCCCTGGACGCCGAGGTCATCGCCGTCGCCGACGAGGGCTTCCGGGCGCTGGGACTGCGCGGCTACCGCCTGGAGCTCACCTCGCTGGGCGACGAGGAGAGCCGCCCCGCCTACCGCACGCTGCTCACCGACTTCCTGTCCCGGCTCGACCTCGACGAGGCCACCCGCGAGCGGGCGCGGGTCAACCCGCTGCGCGTGCTCGACGACAAGCGCCCCGAGGTCCGCGCGCTCACGGCCGACGCGCCGCTGCTGCTGCACCACCTCTCGGCGGCCGCGAAGGACCACCACGACGCGGTCAAGGCGCACCTCGACGACCTCGGCGTCGCCTACGTCGAGAACCCGCGGATGGTGCGCGGGCTCGACTACTACACGAAGACCACGTTCGAGTTCGTCCACGACGGGCTGGGCGCGCAGTCGGGCATCGGCGGCGGCGGGCGCTACGACGGGCTGATGGCGACGCTCGGCGGGCAGCCGCTGTCGGGCGTCGGCTTCGGGATCGGCGTCGACCGCACACTGCTCGCTTGCCGCGCCGAGGGCGTCTCGCCGTGGTCGGAGGCGCGCGTCGAGGTGTTCGGGGTGCCGCTGGGCGACGCCGCGAAGAGCCGGCTCGTCGTGCTGGCCGGGGCGCTGCGCCGCGCCGGGGTCCGCGTCGACGTCTCCTACGGCGGGCGCGGACTCAAGGGCGCGATGAAGTCGGCCGACCGCTCCGGCGCGCGCTACGCGCTCGTCCTCGGCGACCGAGACCTCGAGGCCGGCACCGTCGGCGTCAAGGACCTGGTGTCGGGGGAGCAGCGGCCGGTGGCGCTCGACGCCGTCGTCGACGAGCTCGTGTCGCTGCTCGGTGGCTGA
- a CDS encoding carboxylesterase/lipase family protein: MLPRPVVCALLALAVLAVAGCGGPAPLDETVRVEQGELRGLLDGDVLRFGDVPYAAPTPRWVPPRPPEPWSGVRDATGPGSRCPQTAAAPGVPHATAASADEDCLTLDVTVPAGTTAGARLPVLVWLHGGGFSAGAGADYDPRRLARAGLVVVTVNYRLGPLGFLALPELSGSGAFGIQDQQAALVWVARNAAAFGGDPELVTLAGESAGADGVCAQLASPAAGGLFARAVMQSGGCGTANVVDVIGPGTGPVGDTWKALPVAEDMGEATADALGCDDGRRDDGRRDDGRRDDDRLACLRALPVERLVGVPGYWSPAVGTPTLPRRPSDVLAQAPPVPVLAGTVRDEGVLFTHAFLPTLDASTFRTLLARAAGDRAREVGRAYAPGDRSPSRAWADVVTDRAYACPALATYDRLAGRGPVFAYEFADTRAPSPFAAPAPDLADGVVHGAEVPYLFDLRPGPPLTAAQQGTATDLVAAWARFARTGDPGWPAWGAGGPVRTITAGATSDVPAAEFAAAHHCDLWTGAP; encoded by the coding sequence GTGCTCCCCCGCCCGGTCGTGTGCGCGCTGCTCGCGCTGGCCGTGCTCGCGGTGGCCGGGTGCGGCGGGCCCGCTCCGCTCGACGAGACCGTCCGCGTCGAGCAGGGCGAGCTCCGGGGGCTGCTCGACGGTGACGTCCTGCGCTTCGGCGACGTCCCCTACGCCGCCCCGACCCCGCGCTGGGTGCCGCCGCGCCCGCCCGAGCCCTGGAGCGGCGTCCGCGACGCGACCGGCCCGGGCTCGCGCTGCCCGCAGACCGCCGCGGCGCCCGGCGTCCCGCACGCCACCGCCGCCAGCGCCGACGAGGACTGCCTGACCCTCGACGTCACCGTCCCCGCGGGCACCACCGCCGGCGCCCGCCTGCCGGTGCTGGTGTGGCTGCACGGCGGCGGATTCTCCGCGGGCGCGGGCGCCGACTACGACCCGCGCCGGCTCGCGCGCGCCGGGCTCGTCGTCGTCACCGTCAACTACCGGCTGGGCCCGCTGGGCTTCCTCGCCCTGCCGGAGCTGTCCGGGTCGGGCGCGTTCGGCATCCAGGACCAGCAGGCCGCGCTGGTCTGGGTGGCGCGCAACGCCGCCGCGTTCGGCGGCGACCCGGAGCTGGTCACCCTCGCCGGGGAGTCGGCGGGGGCCGACGGCGTGTGCGCGCAGCTCGCCTCCCCCGCCGCGGGCGGGCTGTTCGCGCGGGCGGTGATGCAGAGCGGCGGCTGCGGCACCGCCAACGTCGTCGACGTCATCGGGCCCGGCACCGGCCCCGTGGGCGACACCTGGAAGGCGCTGCCCGTCGCCGAGGACATGGGCGAGGCGACGGCCGACGCCCTGGGCTGCGACGACGGGCGGCGGGACGACGGGCGGCGGGACGACGGGCGGCGGGACGACGACCGGCTCGCCTGCCTGCGCGCGCTGCCCGTCGAGCGCCTCGTCGGCGTGCCCGGCTACTGGAGCCCCGCGGTCGGCACGCCCACGCTGCCGCGCCGCCCGTCGGACGTGCTGGCGCAGGCGCCGCCGGTGCCGGTGCTCGCGGGCACCGTCCGCGACGAGGGCGTCCTGTTCACCCACGCCTTCCTCCCGACGCTCGACGCGTCGACGTTCCGGACGCTGCTGGCCCGGGCCGCGGGCGACCGGGCGCGGGAGGTCGGCCGCGCCTACGCCCCCGGCGACCGCAGCCCGTCGCGCGCCTGGGCCGACGTCGTCACCGACCGGGCCTACGCCTGCCCCGCGCTCGCGACCTACGACCGCCTCGCCGGCCGCGGCCCCGTGTTCGCCTACGAGTTCGCCGACACCCGCGCGCCCTCGCCGTTCGCCGCGCCCGCCCCCGACCTGGCCGACGGCGTGGTGCACGGCGCCGAGGTCCCCTACCTGTTCGACCTGCGGCCCGGTCCTCCGCTGACCGCCGCGCAGCAGGGCACCGCGACCGACCTGGTGGCGGCGTGGGCGCGGTTCGCCCGCACCGGCGACCCCGGCTGGCCGGCCTGGGGCGCCGGCGGACCGGTCCGGACGATCACCGCGGGCGCGACGAGCGACGTCCCGGCCGCGGAGTTCGCGGCGGCGCACCACTGCGACCTGTGGACCGGCGCGCCCTGA
- a CDS encoding adenine phosphoribosyltransferase — MTVADPDLDEDGSLTHVLGLVHDVPDHPRPGILFKDLTPVFADARAFTTVATELAARVGEADLVAGIEARGFLLGAAVALVAGTGVVPVRKAGKLPRVAGSRTYDLEYGTATLELPAGTVPPGARVFVVDDVLATGGTAAAAAALLTDAGAEVVGFGVLLELTALAGRSVLAPVPVHALLHA; from the coding sequence GTGACGGTCGCCGACCCCGACCTCGACGAGGACGGCTCGCTCACCCACGTCCTGGGCCTGGTCCACGACGTCCCCGACCACCCCCGCCCCGGGATCCTGTTCAAGGACCTGACGCCGGTGTTCGCCGACGCCCGCGCGTTCACGACGGTCGCCACCGAGCTGGCCGCACGGGTGGGGGAGGCCGACCTCGTCGCCGGGATCGAGGCCCGCGGGTTCCTGCTCGGGGCCGCGGTGGCGCTCGTCGCGGGGACCGGGGTGGTGCCGGTGCGCAAGGCGGGCAAGCTGCCCCGCGTCGCCGGGTCGCGCACCTACGACCTGGAGTACGGCACGGCCACCCTGGAGCTCCCGGCGGGCACCGTGCCGCCGGGCGCGCGCGTGTTCGTCGTCGACGACGTGCTGGCCACGGGCGGCACCGCCGCGGCCGCGGCGGCGCTGCTCACCGACGCCGGCGCCGAGGTCGTCGGGTTCGGCGTCCTGCTGGAGCTCACGGCCCTGGCCGGCCGCTCGGTGCTGGCGCCGGTCCCGGTGCACGCGCTGCTGCACGCCTGA
- a CDS encoding peptidylprolyl isomerase, with product MATNQMRREAAKRKLERQQERRAQQAQRRRRVAVITSVAVVVVVVVGIVLLTTLTGGSDDTAAAPTTDPAAPAEIVPLPVRSTPLPNPTDCAYVAGGEAAKPATLPPATGVSAEGTVGVTLTTSAGTVPLTLDRALAPCTVNSFVSLAQQGYYDGTPCHRLTTAPGLQVLQCGDPTGTGTGGPGYTIPDEVFPELTYGRGILAMAKTAAPDSGGSQFFMVFGDAGLPPEYTAFGSIAPEGLAVIDGVAAAGSTPEGDGQPTTPVTIDSAVVAG from the coding sequence GTGGCGACCAACCAGATGCGGCGCGAGGCGGCCAAGCGCAAGCTCGAGCGCCAGCAGGAGCGGCGGGCCCAGCAGGCGCAGCGCCGCAGGCGGGTCGCGGTGATCACTTCGGTGGCCGTCGTGGTCGTGGTCGTCGTCGGGATCGTGCTGCTCACGACGCTCACCGGCGGCAGCGACGACACCGCCGCCGCGCCGACGACCGACCCCGCCGCGCCCGCCGAGATCGTCCCGCTCCCGGTGCGTTCGACGCCCCTGCCGAACCCGACCGACTGCGCCTACGTCGCGGGCGGCGAGGCCGCGAAGCCCGCCACGCTCCCGCCCGCCACCGGCGTGTCCGCCGAGGGCACCGTCGGCGTCACGCTGACGACGAGCGCGGGCACCGTGCCGCTGACGCTGGACCGCGCGCTGGCGCCGTGCACCGTCAACAGCTTCGTGAGCCTCGCGCAGCAGGGCTACTACGACGGCACGCCGTGCCACCGCCTCACCACCGCTCCGGGCCTGCAGGTGCTGCAGTGCGGCGACCCGACCGGCACCGGCACCGGCGGCCCCGGCTACACCATCCCCGACGAGGTGTTCCCCGAGCTGACCTACGGCCGCGGCATCCTCGCCATGGCCAAGACGGCGGCGCCGGACAGCGGTGGCAGCCAGTTCTTCATGGTCTTCGGCGACGCCGGGCTGCCGCCGGAGTACACGGCGTTCGGCTCGATCGCGCCCGAGGGCCTCGCCGTGATCGACGGGGTCGCCGCGGCCGGCTCGACGCCCGAGGGCGACGGCCAGCCCACCACCCCCGTCACGATCGACTCGGCCGTCGTCGCCGGCTGA
- a CDS encoding GntP family permease — protein sequence MEDFVPVHSTGVLLLIAVAAVALLLVLIMALRLHAFIALILVSLLTALVAGIPVDEVVPALLDGFGTTLASVALLVGLGAMIGKLLEVTGGAQTLADTLVARFGEQRAPLALGVASLLFGFPIFFDAGFVVFLPIIFSVARRFGGSVLTYALPSAGAFAVMHAFVPPHPGPVGAAGILAADIGLVLVVGLVIGLPTWYVASYLFGLWSGRRFDVPVPDVLTADADGGSGGTRTDVRSDTRTAPPRFSTVLLLLLLPLVLILLNTGLNTLATAGVIDGDTTTVGALRLLGQTPVALLITVLVALFVLSRERFTRAEAEEIVNSSLGPVCAIILITGAGGAFGGILRTSGIGDALAESLGAIGLPVIVAAFVIATALRVAQGSATVALTTTAGLIAPVVAAEGLSRIDVALVVIAIAGGSTVLSHVNDSGFWLVGRFLNMDVRTTLQTWTVMETLIGVVGFALAFVASLIL from the coding sequence ATGGAGGACTTCGTCCCGGTGCACAGCACCGGCGTCCTGCTGCTGATCGCGGTGGCGGCGGTGGCGCTGCTGCTCGTCCTGATCATGGCGCTGCGGCTGCACGCCTTCATCGCCCTGATCCTGGTCAGCCTGCTGACGGCGCTTGTCGCCGGCATCCCGGTCGACGAGGTCGTCCCGGCACTGCTCGACGGTTTCGGCACGACGCTGGCCAGCGTCGCGCTGCTCGTCGGCCTGGGTGCGATGATCGGCAAGCTGCTGGAGGTCACCGGCGGTGCGCAGACGCTCGCCGACACCCTCGTCGCCCGGTTCGGCGAGCAGCGGGCACCCCTCGCCCTGGGCGTCGCGTCGCTGCTCTTCGGCTTCCCGATCTTCTTCGACGCCGGCTTCGTCGTGTTCCTGCCGATCATCTTCAGCGTCGCGCGCCGGTTCGGGGGCTCCGTCCTCACCTACGCGCTGCCCTCGGCCGGCGCGTTCGCCGTCATGCACGCGTTCGTGCCGCCGCACCCCGGTCCGGTCGGCGCCGCCGGGATCCTGGCCGCCGACATCGGCCTGGTGCTCGTGGTCGGGCTGGTCATCGGCCTGCCCACCTGGTACGTCGCGTCGTACTTGTTCGGTCTGTGGAGCGGCCGCCGGTTCGACGTGCCGGTGCCCGACGTCCTCACGGCCGACGCCGACGGCGGGTCGGGCGGCACCCGGACCGACGTCCGGTCCGACACCCGCACGGCGCCGCCGCGGTTCAGCACCGTCCTGCTGCTCCTGCTGCTCCCGCTGGTCCTCATCCTGCTCAACACCGGGTTGAACACGCTCGCGACCGCGGGCGTCATCGACGGCGACACCACGACGGTCGGTGCGCTGCGGCTCCTCGGGCAGACCCCGGTGGCCCTGCTGATCACGGTGCTGGTGGCGCTGTTCGTGCTGAGCCGGGAGCGCTTCACCCGGGCCGAGGCCGAGGAGATCGTCAACTCCTCGCTCGGCCCGGTCTGCGCGATCATCCTCATCACCGGTGCGGGTGGCGCGTTCGGCGGGATCCTGCGCACCAGCGGCATCGGCGACGCGCTCGCCGAGAGCCTGGGCGCCATCGGCCTCCCGGTCATCGTCGCGGCGTTCGTGATCGCCACCGCGCTGCGCGTCGCGCAGGGTTCGGCGACCGTGGCCCTGACGACGACCGCGGGCCTCATCGCGCCCGTCGTCGCCGCCGAGGGGCTCTCCCGGATCGACGTGGCGCTGGTCGTCATCGCGATCGCGGGCGGGTCGACGGTGCTGTCGCACGTCAACGACTCCGGGTTCTGGCTGGTCGGACGCTTCCTCAACATGGACGTGCGCACGACCCTGCAGACCTGGACGGTGATGGAGACCCTCATCGGCGTGGTCGGGTTCGCGCTGGCGTTCGTCGCGAGCCTGATCCTGTAG
- a CDS encoding MBL fold metallo-hydrolase has translation MLVAGFPAGSFQTNCYVVAPGPGEACVVVDPGQDAVEQLDALLAEHRLTPVAVLLTHGHFDHTFSVTPVCDGHDIAAWIHPEDREMLADPMKGLSRESAAFFGGRLEMREPRSVEEMTDGATLDLAGLTLRVDHTPGHTRGSVIFTPTSGADAGAGAEVIIAGDTLFAGSIGRTDLPGGDHQQMLVSLRDKLLTRSDEALVLPGHGATTTIGRERASNPFLQGLDTPAPGRGL, from the coding sequence GTGCTCGTCGCCGGATTCCCCGCAGGTTCCTTCCAGACCAACTGCTACGTCGTGGCCCCCGGTCCGGGGGAGGCGTGCGTCGTCGTCGACCCCGGCCAGGACGCCGTGGAGCAGCTCGACGCGCTCCTCGCGGAGCACCGGCTGACCCCGGTCGCCGTGCTGCTCACCCACGGGCACTTCGACCACACGTTCAGCGTCACCCCGGTCTGCGACGGCCACGACATCGCCGCCTGGATCCACCCGGAGGACCGGGAGATGCTCGCCGACCCGATGAAGGGGCTGTCCCGGGAGTCGGCCGCGTTCTTCGGCGGGCGCCTGGAGATGCGCGAGCCGCGCTCGGTCGAGGAGATGACCGACGGCGCGACGCTCGACCTCGCCGGGCTCACGCTGCGCGTCGACCACACCCCCGGCCACACCCGCGGTTCAGTCATCTTCACCCCGACGTCTGGGGCCGACGCCGGCGCGGGCGCCGAGGTGATCATCGCGGGCGACACGCTGTTCGCCGGCTCGATCGGGCGCACCGACCTGCCCGGCGGCGACCACCAGCAGATGCTGGTGAGCCTGCGCGACAAGCTGCTCACCCGCTCCGACGAGGCACTGGTCCTGCCCGGGCACGGCGCCACCACGACGATCGGCCGGGAGCGGGCGTCGAACCCGTTCCTGCAGGGCCTCGACACGCCGGCGCCGGGGCGTGGGCTGTGA
- a CDS encoding RelA/SpoT family protein encodes MTDVQPVAPPVPTPDGPAKPSATRRVRARIARRMTPQRVAVVAPVLEPLASIHRTLHPKADLALLQRAFDVADVKHEGQKRKSGDPYITHPLAVATILAELGMDTTTLVAALLHDTVEDTGYSLDDLRTEFGDEVAHLVDGVTKLDKVEFGNAAEAETIRKMIVAMARDPRVLVIKLSDRLHNMRTMRFLPPEKQAKKARETLEVFAPLAHRLGMATVKWELEDLSFAILHPKKYSEIVRLVATRAPSRDTYLKQVIDEVTQQLDAARIAATVEGRPKHYWSIYRKMIVKGRDFDDIHDLVGVRVMVDEVRDCYAAMGMVHALWQPMPGRFKDYIAQPRFGVYQSLHTTVIGPDGKPLECQIRTREMHHTAEYGIAAHWRYKETKGSHTGSTVDVDDMSWMRQLLDWQREAADPGDFLESLRFDLGTKEIFVFTPKGDVITLPQGSTPVDLAYAVHTEVGNRCIGSRVNGRLVALERKLESGDVVEIFTSKAEGAGPSRDWLAFAASPRARTKIKQWFAKERREEAIEGGKEAITREARRTGMPLQRLVSADSMAALSRELHFPDLSGLYAAVGEGHVSARHVVQRLVALLGGMEDAEEELAERSTPSTIRTRRATGDAGVVVKGESADLADLYTKLARCCTPVPGDDILGFVTRGGGISVHRTDCTNATELQNRAERLVDVAWSVSAGSVFLVAIQAEALDRHRLLSDITKVLADEKVNILSASVTTSRDRVAVSRFSFEMGDPKHLGHVLRAVRNVEGVYDVYRVTSAS; translated from the coding sequence GTGACCGATGTCCAGCCGGTGGCGCCCCCGGTCCCCACGCCGGACGGGCCCGCCAAGCCCTCGGCCACCCGGCGCGTCCGCGCCCGGATCGCGCGCCGCATGACCCCGCAGCGGGTGGCCGTCGTCGCCCCGGTGCTGGAGCCGCTGGCGAGCATCCACCGGACGCTGCACCCCAAGGCCGACCTCGCGCTGCTGCAGCGCGCGTTCGACGTCGCCGACGTCAAGCACGAGGGCCAGAAGCGCAAGTCCGGCGACCCCTACATCACCCACCCGCTCGCCGTCGCGACGATCCTGGCCGAGCTGGGCATGGACACGACGACGCTGGTGGCGGCGCTGCTGCACGACACCGTCGAGGACACCGGGTACTCCCTCGACGACCTGCGCACCGAGTTCGGCGACGAAGTGGCGCACCTCGTCGACGGCGTCACGAAGCTCGACAAGGTCGAGTTCGGCAACGCGGCCGAGGCCGAGACGATCCGCAAGATGATCGTCGCGATGGCCCGCGACCCGCGCGTGCTGGTGATCAAGCTGTCCGACCGGCTGCACAACATGCGGACCATGCGCTTCCTGCCGCCGGAGAAGCAGGCGAAGAAGGCGCGCGAGACGCTGGAGGTCTTCGCCCCGCTCGCGCACCGGCTCGGGATGGCCACGGTCAAGTGGGAGCTGGAGGACCTGTCCTTCGCGATCCTGCACCCCAAGAAGTACTCCGAGATCGTGCGGCTGGTCGCCACCCGCGCGCCCTCGCGCGACACCTACCTCAAGCAGGTCATCGACGAGGTCACCCAGCAGCTCGACGCCGCCCGGATCGCCGCCACCGTCGAGGGCCGGCCCAAGCACTACTGGTCGATCTACCGCAAGATGATCGTCAAGGGGCGCGACTTCGACGACATCCACGACCTGGTCGGCGTGCGGGTGATGGTCGACGAGGTGCGCGACTGCTACGCGGCCATGGGCATGGTGCACGCGCTGTGGCAGCCGATGCCGGGGCGCTTCAAGGACTACATCGCCCAGCCGCGGTTCGGGGTCTACCAGTCGCTGCACACGACCGTCATCGGGCCGGACGGCAAGCCGCTGGAGTGCCAGATCCGCACCCGCGAGATGCACCACACCGCGGAGTACGGCATCGCGGCGCACTGGCGCTACAAGGAGACCAAGGGCTCGCACACCGGCAGCACCGTCGACGTCGACGACATGTCGTGGATGCGCCAGCTGCTCGACTGGCAGCGGGAGGCGGCCGACCCCGGCGACTTCCTGGAGTCGCTGCGCTTCGACCTGGGCACCAAGGAGATCTTCGTCTTCACGCCCAAGGGCGACGTCATCACGCTGCCGCAGGGCTCCACCCCGGTCGACCTGGCCTACGCGGTGCACACCGAGGTCGGCAACCGCTGCATCGGCAGCCGCGTCAACGGCCGGCTGGTGGCGCTGGAGCGCAAGCTCGAGTCCGGCGACGTCGTCGAGATCTTCACCTCCAAGGCCGAGGGCGCGGGGCCCAGCCGCGACTGGCTCGCCTTCGCCGCGTCCCCGCGCGCCCGCACCAAGATCAAGCAGTGGTTCGCCAAGGAGCGCCGCGAGGAGGCGATCGAGGGCGGCAAGGAGGCCATCACCCGCGAGGCCCGCCGCACCGGCATGCCTCTGCAGCGCCTGGTGTCGGCCGACTCGATGGCCGCGCTGTCGCGCGAGCTGCACTTCCCCGACCTGTCCGGGCTCTACGCTGCGGTGGGGGAGGGCCACGTCAGCGCCCGGCACGTCGTGCAGCGCCTCGTCGCACTGCTGGGCGGGATGGAGGACGCGGAGGAGGAGCTCGCCGAGCGGTCCACCCCGTCGACGATCCGGACCCGCCGCGCCACCGGCGACGCGGGCGTCGTCGTCAAGGGGGAGTCGGCCGACCTCGCCGACCTCTACACGAAGCTCGCCCGCTGCTGCACGCCCGTGCCCGGCGACGACATCCTCGGCTTCGTCACCCGCGGCGGTGGCATCTCCGTGCACCGCACCGACTGCACCAACGCCACCGAGCTGCAGAACCGCGCGGAGCGGCTCGTCGACGTCGCCTGGTCGGTGTCGGCGGGGTCGGTGTTCCTCGTCGCGATCCAGGCCGAGGCGCTCGACCGGCACCGCCTGCTCTCCGACATCACCAAGGTCCTCGCCGACGAGAAGGTCAACATCCTGTCGGCGTCGGTCACGACGTCGCGCGACCGCGTCGCGGTGTCGCGGTTCAGCTTCGAGATGGGCGACCCCAAGCACCTGGGGCACGTGCTGCGGGCGGTGCGCAACGTCGAGGGCGTCTACGACGTGTACCGGGTGACCAGCGCGTCCTGA